A stretch of Rhododendron vialii isolate Sample 1 chromosome 4a, ASM3025357v1 DNA encodes these proteins:
- the LOC131324189 gene encoding ankyrin repeat-containing protein At5g02620-like isoform X2, with translation MKEILQKFPDCWEMANSKGRTILHIAAGVERDVATNFILKKPWVSSLINRKDNEGNTPLHVLASKGKAGLHMYPGADMLALNNETMTPLDILNREVPDAVSEHRTVRESIEDDTSPMESSHRPPTRSPGPDEQVIDQERDG, from the exons ATGAAAGAGATTTTACAAAAGTTCCCAGATTGTTGGGAGATGGCAAATAGTAAAGGGCGAACCATTCTTCACATTGCCGCAGGTGTGGAGAGAGATGTGGCGACCAATTTTATCCTTAAAAAGCCATGGGTAAGCAGTCTTATTAATCGGAAAGACAATGAAGGTAACACGCCTCTCCATGTGCTTGCTTCCAAGGGTAAAGCTGGGCTTCACATGTACCCTGGAGCTGATATGCTTGCTCTCAACAACGAAACCATGACCCCTCTTGACATACTAAATCGGGAG GTTCCAGATGCAGTAAGTGAACATCGAACTGTACGAGAGTCTATCGAAGATGACACCTCGCCGATGGAGAGTAGTCATCGACCACCAACACGTTCTCCAGGACCTGACGAGCAG GTTATCGATCAAGAAAGAGATGGATGA
- the LOC131324189 gene encoding ankyrin repeat-containing protein At5g02620-like isoform X3: protein MKEILQKFPDCWEMANSKGRTILHIAAGVERDVATNFILKKPWVSSLINRKDNEGNTPLHVLASKGKAGLHMYPGADMLALNNETMTPLDILNREVPDAVSEHRTVRESIEDDTSPMESSHRPPTRSPGPDEQRDNN, encoded by the exons ATGAAAGAGATTTTACAAAAGTTCCCAGATTGTTGGGAGATGGCAAATAGTAAAGGGCGAACCATTCTTCACATTGCCGCAGGTGTGGAGAGAGATGTGGCGACCAATTTTATCCTTAAAAAGCCATGGGTAAGCAGTCTTATTAATCGGAAAGACAATGAAGGTAACACGCCTCTCCATGTGCTTGCTTCCAAGGGTAAAGCTGGGCTTCACATGTACCCTGGAGCTGATATGCTTGCTCTCAACAACGAAACCATGACCCCTCTTGACATACTAAATCGGGAG GTTCCAGATGCAGTAAGTGAACATCGAACTGTACGAGAGTCTATCGAAGATGACACCTCGCCGATGGAGAGTAGTCATCGACCACCAACACGTTCTCCAGGACCTGACGAGCAG CGAGACAATAATTGA
- the LOC131324189 gene encoding ankyrin repeat-containing protein At5g02620-like isoform X1 — MKEILQKFPDCWEMANSKGRTILHIAAGVERDVATNFILKKPWVSSLINRKDNEGNTPLHVLASKGKAGLHMYPGADMLALNNETMTPLDILNREVPDAVSEHRTVRESIEDDTSPMESSHRPPTRSPGPDEQHASVVPCVVLCFKPMLHGMRIVLVRRTTTGMWYAKCFH, encoded by the exons ATGAAAGAGATTTTACAAAAGTTCCCAGATTGTTGGGAGATGGCAAATAGTAAAGGGCGAACCATTCTTCACATTGCCGCAGGTGTGGAGAGAGATGTGGCGACCAATTTTATCCTTAAAAAGCCATGGGTAAGCAGTCTTATTAATCGGAAAGACAATGAAGGTAACACGCCTCTCCATGTGCTTGCTTCCAAGGGTAAAGCTGGGCTTCACATGTACCCTGGAGCTGATATGCTTGCTCTCAACAACGAAACCATGACCCCTCTTGACATACTAAATCGGGAG GTTCCAGATGCAGTAAGTGAACATCGAACTGTACGAGAGTCTATCGAAGATGACACCTCGCCGATGGAGAGTAGTCATCGACCACCAACACGTTCTCCAGGACCTGACGAGCAG CATGCTTCTGTAGTTCCTTGTGTTGTGCTTTGTTTTaaacctatgttacatggaatGCGGATTGTATTGGTGCGAAGAACGACAACTGGAATGTGGTATGCCAAATGTTTTCATTAA